A part of Caldicellulosiruptor owensensis OL genomic DNA contains:
- a CDS encoding DUF4330 domain-containing protein codes for MKIVDQKGRLFGIINIVDLILIVLIVAIAWVGFAKISSHAKSSDNPAENEFVEIKPGEAIINVKIPLADPVMAQSLHKNDFLVTGNTMTKSYIQDIQIKDGLYERTSSEGKIIVATHPYKKDVYLTIYGYVNLQGATIKLDKQTVRVGKTFYVKTRTTELVGVVTGVKIVKE; via the coding sequence ATGAAAATAGTGGACCAAAAGGGAAGACTATTTGGTATCATTAACATTGTTGACCTCATTTTGATAGTGCTAATTGTAGCAATTGCATGGGTAGGGTTTGCTAAAATTTCATCCCATGCAAAATCATCCGACAATCCAGCAGAAAATGAGTTTGTGGAAATCAAGCCCGGTGAAGCGATCATCAATGTAAAAATTCCTCTTGCTGACCCTGTTATGGCTCAGTCTCTTCATAAAAATGATTTTCTGGTAACTGGCAACACAATGACAAAATCATACATCCAGGACATTCAAATAAAAGATGGATTATATGAAAGAACATCCTCAGAGGGAAAAATTATCGTTGCAACTCATCCATATAAGAAAGATGTTTATCTTACTATTTACGGATATGTAAATTTGCAAGGTGCAACTATAAAACTTGACAAACAAACAGTCAGAGTTGGAAAGACATTTTATGTAAAGACAAGAACAACAGAAC